In the genome of Candidatus Zixiibacteriota bacterium, one region contains:
- a CDS encoding RecX family transcriptional regulator produces the protein MEALYFYNVLYMVKITALTPQKNDPRRWSIYLDGRFFIGCAEEQLAALDLHVGDELDATRLEEIREALGIAKVRDAALRYLARRNRSEREMHDYLRRKKFEEQEIAATIAWLREKGYVNDQQFAEEWIKTRQQLAPRGKQRLLMELYQKGIARETAGEALKENVAAEDEAEAA, from the coding sequence ATGGAAGCGCTGTATTTCTATAATGTACTATATATGGTCAAGATCACGGCGCTGACGCCGCAGAAAAACGATCCGCGGCGCTGGTCAATCTATCTTGACGGGCGCTTCTTCATCGGCTGCGCCGAGGAGCAATTGGCGGCGCTGGATTTGCATGTCGGCGACGAACTGGACGCAACGCGCCTGGAAGAAATTCGCGAAGCGTTGGGAATCGCCAAGGTGCGCGACGCCGCCTTGCGCTATTTGGCGCGCCGGAATCGCTCGGAACGCGAGATGCACGACTATCTGCGTCGCAAGAAGTTTGAAGAGCAGGAAATCGCCGCGACGATTGCCTGGCTGCGCGAGAAAGGCTATGTCAACGATCAACAGTTCGCCGAGGAATGGATCAAGACGCGCCAGCAATTGGCGCCACGCGGCAAGCAGCGGCTACTGATGGAATTGTACCAGAAAGGTATCGCGCGCGAGACGGCGGGGGAAGCGCTGAAGGAGAATGTCGCGGCGGAAGACGAGGCCGAGGCGGCCT